GAGTTACGACCGTATGCAAGGTTAAGCTGATGAGAAGCGGAGCCGCAGCGAAAGCGAGTCTGAATAGGGCGATTTGAGTATGCGGTCGTAGACCCGAAACCGTGTGATCTACCCATGTCCAGGGTGAAGGTCAGGTAACACTGACTGGAGGCCCGAACCCACGCAAGTTGAAAATTGCGGGGATGAGGTGTGGGTAGGGGTGAAATGCCAATCGAACACGGAGATAGCTGGTTCTCTCCGAAATAGCTTTAGGGCTAGCCTCAGAATAGAAAGTCTTGGAGGTAGAGCACTGATTGGACGAGGGGCCCCTACCGGGTTACCGAATTCAGTCAAACTCCGAATGCCAATGACTTTGTTCTGGGAGTCAGACCATGGGTGATAAGGTTCATGGTCGAGAGGGGAACAGCCCAGACCGCCAGCTAAGGTCCCTAAGTGTGTGTTAAGTGGAAAAGGATGTGGAGTTGCTTAGACAACCAGGATGTTGGCTTAGAAGCAGCCATCATTGAAAGAGTGCGTAATAGCTCACTGGTCGAGTGACTCCGCGCCGAAAATATACCGGGGCTAAACACACCACCGAAGCTGCGGATTGATCCTGATGGATCAGTGGTAGGAGAGCGTTCTAAGGGCGGCGAAGTCAGACCGTAAGGACTGGTGGAGCGCTTAGAAGTGAGAATGCCGGTATGAGTAGCGAAAAAAGAGTGAGAATCTCTTTCACCGAAAGCCTAAGGTTTCCTGAGGAAGGCTCGTCCTCTCAGGGTTAGTCGGGACCTAAGCCGAGGCCGAAAGGCGTAGGCGATGGACAACAGGTGGATATTCCTGTACCGCCTCCTTTCCGTTTGAACGACGGGGGGACGCAGGAGGATAAGGAGTGCGCACGATTGGAAGAGTGCGTCCAAGCAGCAAGACGGTCGGATAGGCAAATCCGTCCGGCAACGTCAAGCTGTGATGGGGAGGGAAATAAAGTACCGAAGCTCCGGACTTCACACTGCCAAGAAAATCCTCTAGTGAGGAAAGAGGCGCCCGTACCGCAAACCAACACAGGTAGGCGAGGAGAGAATCCTAAGGTGAGCGGGAGAACTCTCGTTAAGGAACTCGGCAAAATGACCCCGTAACTTCGGGAGAAGGGGTGCTCCTCTGCCGAGGAGCCGCAGTGAAAAGGCCCAAGCGACTGTTTACCAAAAACACAGGTCTCTGCGAAGCCGTAAGGCGAAGTATAGGGGCTGACACCTGCCCGGTGCTGGAAGGTTAAGGGGATGCGTTAGCTTTTAGCGAAGCGTTGAACCGAAGCCCCAGTAAACGGCGGCCGTAACTATAACGGTCCTAAGGTAGCGAAATTCCTTGTCGGGTAAGTTCCGACCCGCACGAAAGGTGCAACGACTTGGGCACTGTCTCAACGAGAGACCCGGTGAAATTATACTATGCGTGAAGATGCGCATTACCCGCGACAGGACGGAAAGACCCCGTGGAGCTTTACTGTAGCCTGATATTGAATGTTGGTACAGCTTGTACAGGATAGGTGGGAGCCTGAGAAGCCGGAGCGCTAGCTTCGGTGGAGGCGCTGGTGGGATACCACCCTGGCTGTACGGACATTCTAACCCAGGACCGTGATCCGGTCCGGAGACAGTGTCAGGTGGGCAGTTTGACTGGGGCGGTCGCCTCCCAAAGAGTAACGGAGGCGCCCAAAGGTTCCCTCAGAATGGTTGGAAATCATTCGCAGAGTGTAAAGGCACAAGGGAGCTTGACTGCGAGACCTACAAGTCGAGCAGGGACGAAAGTCGGGCTTAGTGATCCGGCGGTACCGTATGGAAGGGCCGTCGCTCAACGGATAAAAGCTACCCCGGGGATAACAGGCTTATCTCCCCCAAGAGTCCACATCGACGGGGAGGTTTGGCACCTCGATGTCGGCTCATCGCATCCTGGGGCTGTAGTCGGTCCCAAGGGTTGGGCTGTTCGCCCATTAAAGCGGTACGCGAGCTGGGTTCAGAACGTCGTGAGACAGTTCGGTCCCTATCCGTCGTGGGCGTTGGAAATCTGAAAGGAGCTGTCCTTAGTACGAGAGGACCGGGATGGACACACCGCTGGTGTACCAGTTGTTCCGCCAGGAGCATCGCTGGGTAGCTACGTGTGGACGGGATAAGTGCTGAAAGCATCTAAGCATGAAGCCCCCCTTGAGATGAGATTTCCCCTAACAATAAGTTAGTAAGATTCCTCAGAGACGATGAGGTCGATAGGTCCGAGGTGGACGCGTGGTGACACGTGGAGCTGACGGATACTAATCAATCGATGACTTAACTTTACTAGACATTATGACGGTTTGATTCCAATCAGTCTTATCCAGTTTTGAGGGTTCACCTCTAATATAATAGATGAGGTGGCGATAGCGAAGAGGTCACACCTGTTCCCATGCTGAACACAGTAGTTAAGCTCTTCAGCGCCGATGGTAGTCGGGTATATCCCCGTGAGAGTAGGACGCTGCCTCGTCACAGATGAAACCTTAGAAGATATTCTTCTAAGGTTTTTTATTTTTCCCTAAAGGGAACGTGGATAAAAAATGTCTGAGGTGAAATATATCGAACTTGTCAGGTGGAGTTACTCAGGAATCAAAAAAGTAAGAGGATATTTTAGTAAGTTTCCCCATTCCGTTATTTATTTTAGAAGAATGAGGAACTACTATCTCGTGTATACACTTGATTGGGATGCCAGAGACCCCGTTCTTACGGAAGCTGACCGAGAAGATATGCAGATACTTATTAATGAAGAGTTAGGCCATATATCCGCTTATAATAAAAGAAAGTCGAGGAGAATCTAATGATTCCCCTCGACTTTTTAATTTACCATCGATTCATAGGCAGCATGCATCCCTGCTACTCGTCCTGTTACCATAGCAGCCGTAATATTATATCCGCCGGTATAGCCATGGATGTCGAGGATTTCCCCGCAAAAATATAACCCATTCATTAATTTTGACTGCATTGTATTTGGAACGATCTCTTTAATGGACACTCCCCCGCCTGTGACAAATGCTTTTTCCATCGGCTGAGAGTCATAAACATTCACTTGAAAGTGCTTGATAAACTGAACGAATTCTCGAATTTGCTGATTCGAAATATTTGCAGCGTTATCCTGTGAGGAAATGTTCACGAGTTCCAGAAGATAATCCAGCAACCGTTCAGGCACAAGACCTTTTACAACATTACGGAACGATTTTCTTGGATGATCTTTGATTTGTTTCTGCAGTGAATCGATCAGCTGCTGTTCTTTCTCTTCTGGCAGACAGTCGATTTCAATAATAACAGAAGACCGGCCTTTCCTTAACTCTTTTACCGCATACTGGGAGCATCGTAAAATAGCTGGCCCTGACAAACCAAAGTGAGTAAAGAGCATGTCCATCTTATGAGTGATGATTTTTTTATTTTTTTCATTTAGAACCGATACACTTACATCTCTAAGGGAAAGACCTTGCAAGGCTTTTTTCTTTATAAACGGATCTCTGGACAGCAGAGGCACTTCAGTAGGAAAAAGATCTGTTACTGTATGTCCGGCTTGCTTGGCCCAGGAGTAGCCATCGCCGGTAGATCCCGTGTGAGGGACGGCTTTTCCGCCGACAGCAAGAACAACCGAGGAAGTGTTCAGTTTTTCTCCCGATTTCAATATAACCTGATGGGTATCTTCACCGTAATTGATCGCTTCTACAGGAGTTTCCGTTCGGACTTCTACGTTTAAGGAATCCAACTGATGCAGGAGGGCATTTACCACGTCTTTCGCCTTATTGCTTACCGGAAACATCCGTCCATGATCTTCTTCTTTAAGTGAGACACCGAGGTTTTCAACAAATTCGATGATGTCGTAATTATTAAAAACGGAAAATGGGCTGTACAAAAATCGTCCATTCCCTGGGATGTGTTTAATTACTTCTTCTTCAGGAAGACGGTTGGTCACATTACAGCGCCCTCCGCCGGAGATGGCCAGTTTGGTTCCGAGTTTTTTTCCCTTATCGATAAGCAGTGTTTTTACTCCCTGCTCTGCTGCTGCAATGGCGGCCATTAAGCCGGATGGCCCGCCGCCGATGACGATGACTTGATAGCACATGGGTGACTTCCTTTCTTTTGTCGTTTGATGATGGTTTTCGATAGATTTATGATAAAATAGACAAAGTTGATTATAAACTAATGAAGGTGAAGGTTTTATTATGTCGAAAATATTAAAAGGCACGATGATTTTAACAGGTGCTACTTTTTTATCAAAGTTCCTCGGTATGATTTATACCGTTCCATTTGAACAGATGGTAGGACCAGAGGGGATGTCTCTGTATTTCTACGCTTATACACCATACAACATTTTGCTGAGTTTATCTACACTTGGCGTGCCTATGGCTGTTTCAAAGTTTGTATCAAAATATAATTCACTGGAAGACTATCAAACAGGTAGAGAGATGTTTAAGTCAGGTATGCAGCTTATGGCATTGACAGGGCTAGTCACATTTCTGATGTTATTTTTTGGTGCGGAAACTATTGCTAAGTTCAGCTTGTCAGGAGAAGATAGTGCTGCTTCTGTAGCAGATACGGCAATGGTTATTCGTATGGTCAGTTTTGCCTTATTAATTATTCCTAGTATGAGTATCATCAGGGGATTCTTTCAGGGGAATGAATCGATGGCTCCCACTGGAGTGTCCCAAGTTATTGAACAAATCGTTCGGATAGCATTTTTATTAGTAGCTGTATATATTGTGATTTATCTAATGGATGGCGGTATTCCAATGGCGATCGGCTTCTCTACTTTCGCCGCTTTTATTGGCGGGATTGCTTCGCTGATCGTTTTAATTATTTATTGGAAAAAGCGCAAGCCTTACTTGGATCGTCAGTTGGAACAGCAGGAATATACGTATGATTTATCGAAAAAAGATATGTTTAAAGAATTAATCAGCTATGCAGGTCCTTTCATATTAGTCGGAATTGCAACACCTCTTTATCAGCTGATTGACCAGTTTACATTCAACAAAGCTATGACAGCTGCCGGATTGTCATCGATTTCGGACGCCTCTTTATCAGCGATCCACGTGCTGAGCCACAAGCTTGTCATTATTCCGGTAACATTAGGGATTGGCTTATCTTTAGCCTTGCTGCCGGCCATTACTAAATCATTTACCGGCCAGAAAATGAACCAGCTGAATCATCAGATTAACCAGGCTCTGCAAATCATAGCTCTCTTAATTATTCCCGCTGTAGTAGGGCTATCCATATTAGCATTTGAGGCGTTTGGTTCTTTCTATGGTGTCGATGAGCAGCTCGGTTATTATGGAGAACTGCTCAGGTGGTATGCGCCTGTCGGCTTATTATTTGCGCTTTATACCGTGACTTCCGCCATCTTACAGGGCGTTAACCAGCAAAATTTTGCCCTGATCAGCTTAGGGTCCGGGTTGTTAATTAAGCTGCTTACCAACTCATGGTTTATTATTTTATTTGGAGCGAAAGGTTCCATAATTTCTACAGGAACTGCCGTATTAATTGCTGTATCTTTAAACCTGTGGAAAATACACAGCTCCATACAATTTTCTTACCGGCACGTATTTAAACGGACGTTGCTCATATTAATTTTGACTGCTTTAATGGGTGCGGCCGTCTGGGTAATTAAGTGGACGTTCTCACTCGCCTGGGACCCGATGGAAAACCGGTTAGCTGCTTTATTTATTCTTCTGATAAGTGCGGGCCTCGGCGGGCTGCTATACCTTTGGATGGCTTATCAGACTACGTTGCTTGAACGAATTCTTGGCGGCAGAGTCCGTGTGTTAGATAAATTTCTAAGAAGGTAGGTGAAATATATGAGAATCGATAAACTGCTTGCAAATATGGGGTATGGAACCCGAAAAGAAGTTAAAAACCTTCTCAAGAGCGGCGGGGTTAGAGTAAACAACGAACCGGAAAAGAGTCCGAAAACACATGTTGATCCAGAGAAAGATGTTGTGACAGTTATGGGAGAAACAGTGGAGTATAGGAAATATATTTACCTGATGCTTAATAAGCCGGGAGATTTGCTCTCAGCAACCGAGGACCCTCACGATATGACAGTCATCGATATTCTTCAGCCAGAAGATCAGATATTTGAACCTTTTCCTGTCGGCCGCCTTGATAAAGATACCGAAGGCTTGCTGCTTATTACGAATGATGGTCAGCTGGCACACCGGCTGACTTCTCCTAAAAAGGACATAGGGAAAACGTATTACGCGACGATCGATGGAAAGGTTAGTGAAGAGGATGTGACTGCCTTTTCAAAAGGGATTGAATTAGACGACGGTTATGTAACAAAACCGGCAGAGCTAGAAATTCTTAAGTCAAATGATATATCAGAAATTGAACTTACGATTACTGAAGGCAAATTCCATCAGGTGAAACGCATGTTTGAAGCTGTAGGAAAACGGGTCACTTATTTAAAAAGGCTTAAGATTGGAGAACTGCACCTTGATGAAGAGCTGGAGCTTGGGGAATACAGGGAACTCGGTGACGATGAGCTTGATTATCTTTTAACAATTACAAAGTTGAACGACTAGAAAACACCCGGGAATTAAATTCCGGGTGTCTGTTTTACATATATTAAGATATTTTTACTTTCTTTTCTGTCGTTATCCACTTTCCTCTGTGCGGACTAGATACAAGTCCATTGTACTCCAAAACACTTAAGTCTCTTTGCATCGTCCGATCCGTAATACCGAATTCTTCAGCTAGCTGATTAGTTGTCACCATTCCCTGCTTTTGGATGTACAAGTAAACTGCTTTAATTCGATCTAACATACGGGATGATGGATGATTCAAAAAACCACTCCTTGTATCAGTAATAAAATTTTGTGGTGCTCGTGAATCTTGAAGTTATTTTTATTTTACAACAAGGTGTAAAACACAGCCACTAAAATTTTTAGATTTAACAGATAATTCAAGGAACTTTACAAATCGGTAACAAAGGCGGGATAAACGTGCTGATCTTAAAAAGGTTTTTTCGGAAAATGGCGGAAATAAATAATTACCTATTATTTATCTCTAGCGGGGCACTCATTATAGTGGCCACATGGCTGATTGTCCTCATTGAACCAGAAACATTTCCGACGTATTTTGAAGGCTTTTGGTGGGTAATGACTACTGTTACTACAGTGGGGTATGGAGACTATTCTCCTGCTACGGCGGCAGGGCGCTGGGTCGCGATCATTCTGTATATTATTGGGATTGGCCTAATAGGGGTAGTTATTGGAAAAATAATTGAAGGTTTTGCTCTATTTAGAAAGAAAAGAGTGGAGGGAGATATCGTGTATAAAGATCGTGATCACTTTATTATTATTGGCTGGTCCCAAAAAGCTAAATTTGCCGTAGAAGAAATTAATGGTACGAATCCCGATGCAGAGATTATAATTATCGATCATTTGAAAGAAGCCCCGGTTCTTAAAAACAACATTCATTACATAAAAGGAGATGCTTCAGATCAGACTACTCTGAAAAAAGCCAATGTCAGTCAAGCCAAAGCTGTACTCATATTTGCTGATGATTCATTTGTCAATGAGCAAATGGCTGATGGACAAACTCTGCTAATCGCTTCTACAATTGAAAGTCTTGCTCCTCACATTCAAACAGTTGTAGAGATTATGGATGAACGTCATATCCCTAATTTTAAGCATGCTCGTGTAGATGAATTTATTGTATCGAATGAAACCATTTCATCTTTAGCTGTCCGCTCAGCATTTAGAAAAGGCGTTTCCAGTATTTATAGTCAGCTGTTAAGCCGGTCAGTAGGGGATGATCTCTATCACGTGGATCGAAAGTCAAAATGGAAAACTTACCGCGATGCATTTGAAGATCTTCTAAGTGAAGGAGCTACTTTAATAGCAGATAGAGATGACCTGACAATTAACAGGCGGCTAGAAGAAGAACTGCCAGTAGATGCTGAGTTATACGTCGTTTGTGATCAGGAAACCTACCAAAAAATTAAGGAGTGAATCCTGTTATGAATTTTTCATTAGGTCCAGTGGAAGAAGAAGAGTATGTTAATCGTCTATGTAAGCTGTTAAAAATAAAAAGTGTTTATGTAGAGAGTGAAAGGTATCCATATGGTCCGCATATTGATCAGGCTTTAAATTATATGCTTGATATGGCGAAAGAAGACGGGTTTCAAGTGAAAAATGTTGATGGCCATGCCGGCCATGTGGAGTTTGGAGAAGGGGAAGAAATCATCGGGATTCTCGGCCATTTAGATGTGGTACCTCCAGGAGAGGGGTGGGACAGTGACCCTTTTGAACCTATTATTAAGGATGGGAAAATTTTTGGCCGTGGAGCCCAGGATGACAAAGGACCGGTTATAGCAGCTTACATCGCTATGAAATTTTTAAAGGAGAAGGGGTTTATGCCCGATAAAAAAGTCCGGCTGATTTTGGGTACAGACGAAGAAAGAGACTGGCACGGCATCAATTATTATTTTAATAAAGAAGAGATGCCTGTATTTGGCTTCTCTCCGGATGCCTCTTTTCCTGTGATACATGCCGAAAAGGGGCTGATCGACGGCTACATTACTTTTCCGGCCAATGAGGGGAGCGGCGAGACCGTGTTGGAATCTCTCAGCGGGGGAGACCGTTTAAATATGGTCCCTGCAACAGCTGAAGCTGTAATAAAAGGAGAAGCTGGCGAACTTAAGGAGAGTTTTTCCCGGTTTTTAAAAGAACATCAACTGAACGGGACCGTACAGGAGGAAGGCAGTACAGTAAAGCTCCTATTAAACGGGAAAACGGCACATGCAAGCACCCCTGAAAAAGGGATAAATGCTGTTTCAAGCCTGCTCCAGTTTAATGGAGGCCTGCCACTTAGCACATCTCAAGCATGCTTCGTGCAGCAGTTAAACCACGGCTTGTCTAATTCTGCAGGAGAAGGGATCGGGCTTTCCATTTCCGATGAACCTTCAGGAAAATTAACCTTAAACCTCGGTTCCATCGATTGGAAAAAAGGTGATAAGTGTAAAGTGGGTGTCAATGTCCGCTATCCTGTAACTACACGTTATCAAAAGGTGATGGAAAGGTTGGAAGCATTTGCAGAAAAAGCAGGCGGGCATTTTGAGCTCTATGATCATCTGCAATCTTTATATGTAGAGAAAGAGAATAAAAATGTCCAGACCCTTTTAAACGTTTATAATAAATGGACAAACGAGCAGGCATCTCCACAATCTATGGGAGGGGCTACCTATGCAAGAGCTTTAAAAAGCGGTGTAGCTTACGGCGCTTTGTTCAAGGACAGTCCAGATACGGCTCACCAGGCAAATGAGCATGTTCTGATCTCTGACATGATGAAGGCAGCTGCCATTTATGCTGAAGCAATTTATCGGCTGACTGCTGAATAATATGAAAAGTCTGAGGGGCAGTCTATCATTAGCTGATATTCAACCGATAAAAAAGGAGAGTAAGTATGACTTCACATTATTTTGTTGGCATTCCTGTTGATCCGTCTCTAGTTCCGCTTTTTTCCAAATGGCAGGCTTCTTTAAAGGAACATATGGACTACAAAGTATGGACACACCCTGAAGATTTTCATATCACCCTAAAGTTTTTAGGTCCGAGTTCTGAGGATCAGCTGCAATCTCTTCTCAATAACTTAAATGAAGTTGATTGGCCTGAAGCTTTTTCGCTTTCGGCAGGACCTGCAGGTTATTTCGGCAATCCGAGGAACCCGAGAGTTTTTCACGTTGAGGTCAGTTTACCGTCTGCGCTCGAGAAAATTCAGAATCTTGTGGAACAGGCGGGAAAGAAAGCCGGTTACTCTTTAGAAAATAGGAAGTATTCTCCCCATATTACACTTGCCAAGAAATGGAGAAGCGGGCAGTCTCCTCTCATTGACCATCCAGATAAGTTTGAAGAAACTATAGAAATGGACGTTCACCGCTTTTTTGTTTATCAAATACTTCCTAAAGAAACACCTAAATATCATAAAGTGGCTGAATATGAATTGAAGAAAGGAAAACCTTAATAATGGCTCAGCTTATAAAAATGTTCGACCATATTTCAAGGTATGAAACGGATATTTATCAATACTCAAAGAAATATATTCGTCTAAAGCAGGAAAAGTGGAGGAAGTTACAAAGAAGGTGGGAAGATGGAGAACAGGTCGATGTGGAGGAAACGGTACCGGAGAAACGGGGCAAGCTTAAGTCTTTCTCACTTTTTTTTTAAGAAAGCTCCCGAAAAACCTATTCAGGAAGAGGTACAGGAATGGGTTCTTCTCGAGTCTGAAGATGAACTGAAACAATACTTCTTGGATGAGCTCCTCCCCTTTCAGCTGAAAGGGGCCTCGTCAACTTTGTGCGAAACATCATTTTATGATCCTGTGGTCAAAAGTGATGAACGGTTAAGTCTTTTGCTTCAGCGGATTCCAGACAATTATCTCGTAATGTTTCAGCCTGTAGCAGAATTAAAGGAAGTTCCTATGGATGCTGAAATATTGTTAATAGGGTCTTATGAGATTGAACTTATTACTTTCCTGGATCAACAGGCATCAATCGTCTATCCGAGCAAAGAAAATTACTGGACGATTAACCGAGACGGAGTGCTCGAGAGTATAGTCAGCCCGCTGTTACGATTAAACCGTACCGAAACCTTCTTACGCAGCGTAATCCACTCATACGGATTAGATTTTCACTATAAAAAAACAGTACTTGGGCGGAACCACACATTTCAGACTGGCTATCAGCCGTATTCGACGATCTACATAGATAAACATAATATTGAGCAATGGCTGCAAAGAAAAAAATGTTGTCTGTGCCTCTAAAACACGGTCAGCTAAAGGTAGCTGAGAAACTTCTCGAGCATACGAGAACAGTGGCAGTACAGCGGGCGGAGTGGGAACCTCAAGCTTGAGGTTATGGAAGAATAAGCTCATCTTTTGGTTTTTTTTGTGGTTTTCCGAAATAATAGCCCTGCCCTAATGAAATCCCTGTGCTTTGGAGCCATTTCCATTCTTCCAACGTTTCTATTCCTTCTGCCAGTAAGGAAATATGAAATCTTTCCGCACGTTCAATCACTTGATAAATGAATTGCTATCCCTATGACAGTCCTGAATGTAGTGGCGGTCAATTTTTACAAAATCCGGGCAAAGCGTAGAAAGTGTTTCAAGTGTACTGTATCCTGAGTCGATGAGGATTTCCTCTCTTTCACAGGGAGCATTTAATGCTGAGGACGCAGATTTAGACTTGATACGGATGCTGCCTTCTTCCGCAATCGGTACAGCTGTACCCCACACCTCACAAATGCCATTCATTGAAAAGCCAACTCTTTTTAACTATAGTATAATAGCATTGTCACATTCTATTACTCTGATGGGAGAAATGACCTATTAACATTATTATAACCAATCCCCATGCCGGAAATGGAAAAGCTTTAAAGCTGTTAAAGTTAATTCAAAAGGAACCCCTTTTCACACAGGGAAAATGCAGGTCTTATCAAACAGAGAGTGCTGGTCATGGAGAAAAGCTGATTCGTTTGCTTATGAAGCTGCACCATACAACAATAGATCATGTAATAGTAATTGGAGGGGATGGGACACTCCATGAAGTAATGAACGGGCTTACTGACTTTCCTTCGACTCCTGTAGGTTTTATTCCTGCTGGAACGGGAAATGACTTTGCACGGGGTACAGATATGAAAACTAAAGGTGTGGAAAGATTTAAAGAAATACTCCGTCAACCCCAGTTTACTCAAGTGAAAATTGGGGAGTATCACCAGGCGGCACACTCTAAAAAGAGAGTTTTCGTTAACAGCATCGGGTTTGGTCTTGATGGTGAAGTAGTGAGAAAGGCGGCTCAACAGAGCAGGCTTATTAAATGGTCATTTCCTTATGTATGGGCATTGCTGCAGTCCCTTCGAACGTATGATTTCTTTGAAGCTGAAGTAATCATTGATCAAAAGAAGCTGAAATGCAGGCAGTTTACGATGGTGACGACTGCAAATCACCCTTATTACGGGAAAGGAATGAAGATCGCCCCTCAATCTTCTATCCATAGTCCGGAATTTTCTATTATTATAGTAGAAGCTATGCCTAAGTGGAAAATACTGCTGCTATTTGCTACTGTTTTTTTCGGTAAACATACGGGGTTAAAAGAAGTCCACGAATTCAGAGGGAGAGAAGTTCGCGTTTTTCCTAAGGAAATCATCTCAGGACAGGTGGATGGACAGCCTATTAAAATAGAAGATTGTACGATTAGAAAGTCAAAACAGGTCAGCTCCTTTATCTTGAAAGTATAGTTTTTTCTTGAAAACATCAGCACTTTTAGGTTAACCTTAATTAGAGTGTCTATTAGAACTATGAAATAATGACTACAGATCTATTTAAAAGTGCGATATACTAGAATACACGATAAACGTGATACCATCACAGGAAGATTTGAGGAATTGAAGGTGAATTGGTTGGAGGACATTTTAGGACAAGATTGGACAATTATTCCTGCTGGAGGATCAACAGGAGAAGCATATTATGCTCAAAACGAGGGTAAACGTTTATTCTTAAAAAGAAATTCTTCCCCCTTCCTTGCCGTACTTTCTGCTGAAGGTATCGTACCTAAGCTAGTCTGGACAAAAAGGCTGGAAAACGGGGATGTTATAACTGCCCAGGAATGGCTGGAAGGCCGGGAGTTAAACACGGAAGAGATGAAACACCCGCGTGTTGCTGCCCTGCTTAGTAAAATTCATCATTCCACAGAATTGCTGGATATGCTGATGAGAATAGGCAAGCATCCTTTAAAACCGGAAGATGTCCTAATCGACCTTAAAGAAAACCAAAAGATTTTGGATCAGGTGGGCCCTCGAATAGAAGTCCATCATGCCCTTAAATATATTGAGAATAGAGTGCAGTACGTACAGAACGATATCCATGTCGTCTGTCACTGTGATACGAATCATAACAACTGGCTGCTATCTTCTAACAATCAGCTGTATTTAATTGATTGGGACAATGCTATGGTAGCCGATCCGGCTCTAGATTTAGGGATGCTGCTCTATACTTACATCCCTGAGGAAAACTGGGGAAAATGGATGCAGCAATATGGAATTACGGCTACAGATCATTTAATGGAGCGAATGAAATGGTATGCCGTTTCTCAATCACTGTCATTTATTCAGTGGCATATGATGCGCGGTGAGGATAAAGAGGCCTCAATTCGTATAAAGAAACTAAATGATATGATGGTTCGCCATCACTTGAAATAATAAAA
This window of the Halobacillus sp. Marseille-Q1614 genome carries:
- a CDS encoding diacylglycerol kinase family protein, giving the protein MTNPHAGNGKALKLLKLIQKEPLFTQGKCRSYQTESAGHGEKLIRLLMKLHHTTIDHVIVIGGDGTLHEVMNGLTDFPSTPVGFIPAGTGNDFARGTDMKTKGVERFKEILRQPQFTQVKIGEYHQAAHSKKRVFVNSIGFGLDGEVVRKAAQQSRLIKWSFPYVWALLQSLRTYDFFEAEVIIDQKKLKCRQFTMVTTANHPYYGKGMKIAPQSSIHSPEFSIIIVEAMPKWKILLLFATVFFGKHTGLKEVHEFRGREVRVFPKEIISGQVDGQPIKIEDCTIRKSKQVSSFILKV
- a CDS encoding phosphotransferase, whose product is MKVNWLEDILGQDWTIIPAGGSTGEAYYAQNEGKRLFLKRNSSPFLAVLSAEGIVPKLVWTKRLENGDVITAQEWLEGRELNTEEMKHPRVAALLSKIHHSTELLDMLMRIGKHPLKPEDVLIDLKENQKILDQVGPRIEVHHALKYIENRVQYVQNDIHVVCHCDTNHNNWLLSSNNQLYLIDWDNAMVADPALDLGMLLYTYIPEENWGKWMQQYGITATDHLMERMKWYAVSQSLSFIQWHMMRGEDKEASIRIKKLNDMMVRHHLK